CAAGAGCCGTCTGGACAGTGATAACCCCACCTGAATTGGCAATAGTCTCCGTTGAAAAAACGTCATCTGACTTGATAATTCCGCTTCGGAACAATCTGGTATTCCCGTCATTTCCATAGCTGAAGAAATGCTTACCGTGTTTATCGTCAATAGCAAAGAACAAAGGAGAGTCGGAGCTATCCTCCATGATCGTAAACAGCCGATCATACTGAGTGACGGTGTAAACTTTCCCAGAGTTGTCTGCGGCAAATCCGCCGGACGCAGAATCGTAGGTGATACCTGATACGGTTGTAAAAGCGCCGTTGATATTATATGGTACTTGCTTTAACCCGATATCTGTCGCCGGGTGTCCAGGACTGACAGAACACGCGATGGCTGTTCCTGCAATTAGAAAAAGAATTATTAGGGGAAGACTCAACGCAATTGCTGCCCTGTGAATTGCTTTCATTTCTCATTCCTCGTTATTTTTTCCATTGCATTTACAGGAATTTAATGATTTTAAATGTTGGTGTGTTAAACTGTTTATTGACTTTATAAAGTATATTTTGCTAATCAAAAATAGATAAGAGCTTATTCTAGTGCTCTCTATGAGGCGTTTAAGGAAAGGGTAAAGCAAATATATTGAAAATTTTATTTCAGGACTAAAATGTGGAGAGCTTGTTCATGCCACGGGAAAAAGTAAAAAGGAAGCTAATTTCAATCTATTGTGGAGGATTTGCGTGAGGTGTAGGAGATTTATCAGAGGCTTTTCCTTATGTCGCAGCTTGTGAAGGGAAGAGATTAGAATCCCATCCCTCGCACTAAATTTAGGGGATATAGGTAACTCGAATTTTTTGTACGCATTTGTGTAAGGAATTTGCACAACCGCTAAATTTTCAAAAATTGCCTTAACAAAAAATAACCACATTTATATTAACTTGTTGTATAAAAACGTCGGATTTTTATAAACACCTATAGTATTTCTACACGATAGGAGTTTTAAAAAACTGTTCCATCTAAAATGGCTGTTAATTTTACTTAAAATAGAAAATTCTAATTCCTAATCTTTTTAATAAACTCGGTTCCAAAATATAGTTATTCTTGCATTTCTTGATTGAAAAATTTGAATTCTCAAGAAGAAATCAGTCTCGAATCAAAATTAACATTCGATATCTAAGGACTTCAACCCTAATGCATTATTACAAGGATTGTAATCGGTTAAAAGTTTAATGATTTTTAATTTTACGTTCATCGCTAGAATCTGCACTAAGAGCCTATCCGAAAAGTCAGTAATGCATGTTGAAAAGTCACATAGATCTATAATATCAGAGCATCCATTCCGGTTTTGAATATTGAATATTTAAAAGTTATAGTAGGTAGCTACTTTTCGGATAAGCTCTGTCGAAGTTACAAGAAAACAAATTTATAGTATTGTGTAGAAATATATAGACGGTCAAAAATCAACTCAAGATTCAGAAAAGTGAGGTATTCAAGATGATCATTGGGGTCTCAGAAATACTGTTTATGCTTACTCTGCTGTTGTTTCTTATATTTATAATATTGTTCTTGAAAATAATTTGTAAATCAAAAAAGAATTGACGGTGATCCAATCCCAAAATTTAAAACTTACCTCTTTGGCCTGTCCTTTAAGCAATTAACTAGTGTCTGGGCAGCTTAATTATGCTACTCTTTAGTTATAAAAACGATAACTAAAGAGATGCCTCCATATACATTGTGTTTCAGATTCAATTTGCCATGACACTAGTGCTTCGATTCCAAAGTGAATTCCTTATCTATTAAGAAAATCCATGGTCATTGAATAGATCTAAACCTCAAGTTTTATGAGCCTACTTCGGAATCACAGTACTAGTGCTTCGATTCCAAAGTAAATTCGTTATTCAATGGGAAAATCCATGATCATTGGACAGATTAAAACATCAGGTTTTATGAACCTACTTCGGAATCACAATACTAGTGCTTCGATTCTGAATTATATGCATAAATCATTATATTAGTAAGACTATAAATGTACTTATGCCTCGCATAAGTCTTCGTCCCAAATTATCATTTACTCAACAAGAGTTAGACTATCTGACCAAGTTAAGTCGTTCTAGAAATCAAACTGCAAGCATTGTTGAAAGATCCAAGATTGTACTTTTGAGCTATCAGGGAAAAAACGATACTGAGATCTCCAGAGATTTGAAAGTAGATTACAAAACTGTGAGAGAATGGATAAAAAGAGTTTTGGATCTTGGAGTTAAAGAAGGCTTGGTAGATAAATCAAGAAGTGGAAGACCTCAAGATATTAGTGCTGAATCACGAGCTTGGGTAGTCTCACTTGCTTGTATGAAACCAAAAGATCTTGGTTATCCTCATGAAATATGGACTCAGAGGCTCCTTGTTGAATATATCAGGGAGAATTGTATCAAAGAGAAACATCCTGATTTATCGAAGATAAATCAGGGGACAATTTCAAAGATTCTCAATGCAAGCAAAATAAAACCACATAAGATTAGCTGTTACATTGCTAAAGTTGATCCCGATTTTGATCAAAAAGCAGCCAATGTCCTGAATACATATAGAGAGGCTAAAAGACTAAATGAAAAAAAAGAAAAAAAGAAGAAATTAAAACTGTGATTATTTCTTACGATGAAAAACCAGGTATTCAGGCAATCGGAAATGCTTATCCAGATCTTATGCCAGTAGAAGGGCATTATTCTACAATAGCAAGAGATTATGAGTATAAAAGATATGGGACTCTTTCACTATTAGCTGGAATTGACTTGATATCTGGGATAATTTATTATAAAGTATTTGAACAGCATAGAAGCTGCGAATTCGTTGAATATCTCAAAGGACTTGAGTCAACATACTTAGAAGAAAAAATCATAATTATACTGGATAATCTAAAAATTCATACATCAGAAGAAACTCGGGAATACCTGGCGACGGTTCCTGATAAATTTGAATTTGTTTTCACACCCAAACATGCTTCGTGGCTGAATATCATCGAAAGTTTTTTCAGTAAAATGGTGAGGAGCGTGTTGAGAGGAATAAGAGTAGACTCAATGAATGAATTAAAAGAAAGAATTAGTCAATATATAAACCAGATTAACGAAAAGCAAGTTCTATTTACGTGGAGATATAAAATGGAAGAAATGGATGAAATGCCTGGTGGAATCACAGTCTAAAATGGTGTTAATTAGGAATCAATGCACTAGTTATTCTCGTAAGAATTACACTTAAAATTGAAAAATTAGTAAATCACCTTTCCTTGATGCCATGTTACTCGAGGGGTCCCGCCAATTGCAGGGAATCCAAAGTCAGCGCCAGAAGCAGGTGAAAAAGGAACAAGAGAACTTCCTTTTGTGTGAGCTTCCAGAGCGAAGCAATATAATACAGCATCATAGTCCAAATACGTTGAGCAACTTGCACTGGCGTCATAAGGGCCACCAGTGGCCGTAAGGCCAGTTAAGCTGACTGCATCTTCATCTTCACTAATCTTAACCCATTGGACCTCTTGTGGTCCCACCCATATAAGTTCCCACAGAACAAAGTCTATAGAACAATCGTCAGGATAGAGGCAACCTCCACACCAATCGAAATCAACACCTACGATTGCATTACCTGTGTCTGGAGCAAAAAAATATGTGAACATGTATCCGTCTGCATAATATGAGCCTACAGCTTCACTTCGAGCTGCAATCTTCATATATTCATCGGGGTCAGATGAAGTTGCTTCATGTAATGTAGCCACATTATAACCAACTCCCCATCCATCACTATCAGAATCCATATAAGATACATCTGGATACGTATAGATAGTATTGGTAGTACTTAACAGGTTGATAGTATTGGTAGTACTTGAAAAATTTATGGGGCTTGTATTTTCAGAAAGCGAATTTGTGTCATTAAGGATCTCATAAGGTATTGGAGGTCTTTTATTGCGTAATAAAAATGCATGTTCTCTCTCAACAATCTCTTTTTTCAATTTAATTTGATTATATCGTGGATCATCTGTAATAGACGTTATCGTTTTATTAGCAGCCTCTTGAGTGATTCTCCCATTCTCAACATCATCTTTGAGTTTATTGATTTCCGCTATCATGTCCTGTAACTGAATATTATATTCAGTATCGTTGAACTTACTATTATCACGTAACAAAATTTCTTGATCTCTCTCATCAATTTGCTTTTTCAACTTAACTTGACTATATCGTGGATCATCTATAAGAGAAGTTATCGTTTTATTAGCAGTCTCCTGAGTAATTCTCCCTTGCTCAACTTCGTCATAGAGTTTATTGATTTCCACTATCATATCCCGCAACTGCATGTTATATTCGGTATCATTGAACTGGTCCTCCAAATCCAATGATTCTGCCATACACGTGGGAGTCATTAGCAAACCAAATATCACAAATACAAACAAAATGTATCCCCAAATATTCGAAATACTAATTCTATTAATCTTAATCACCTCAATTTTTCTTGATAAGATAGTGACTCTAAAATTCTGAAAGAATAAGTCTCCTAAACAAAAATTTACAGAGTCGTTTAAAGAATTGCCGTCCTTACATAAGCAAGTTTCTCCTTTGTTAAGAATCTCTGGATAATAATATTTATATTATTATTTAAAAATTCATATTGGTAAACTAAAAATCATATTTTATTATTAATATTCGTAATGAAACTAATTATTTCGGAAGGTTTACAATTCTATTGGGAAAATCAATTTTTTGGACTCAAATGCAAAAGAACTTCAAAATAATACATGTTTGAAGTGAAAGACAAGAGACAGCATCAAGAGAAATTTTATTGAAAAACACTCTAAAAGAGATATTCATTTTATACCTAAATATAATCACTATTGATGCCGTTTTACTATTTTACTGTAAATATTACATTTTACCGGTAAAATTTACAGTTTCTCTTGATGCTGTTTTACTATTTTACTGTAAATTTTACAATTTCTTTTGACACCGGTTTACAATTTTACTGTAAAATTTACAATTTCTCTTGATACCGTTTTACTCTTTTACCTGTGAAATTTACATTTTTTACATTTTACAGTAAAAGTATACACATTTTTACTTTTGACCTGAAACCAAAGATTCCCACTTACTCACCCTTTCCAGTACATGAGCATTAAGACTAAACGGTTTATCTGACTTGGCATTTTGTTTCATATAATGCAAAGTACCTTTAGAAAACCCCAACTGTTTCCAATCAACATAAGAAATATTGAGAATCTTTTGCCTTATGTCATAAGGATCAATTCTCTCAATTTCATATTCAGGCTTAATGAAATCCAGTTTTTCCTTTTTGCTTGTAAGGTAATGAGCTAATTTTATTACCTTAAGAAAGATAAAATAACCCCAGGTGCTTTCTTTTCCCTGGTAATTTACTTTTTTATTCAGCATATTGGAAAACTCATTAACAATCTTCCTGGCTCCTGCAGGCTTTAGATAAAATCGCCTGTAACAATGGCTGAAGAAGAATATGTTTTGGACAACTCTTTCGACCTGGAAATCATATACAACCCCGTTTGCTCCTATCGAAAACGTTTTTTCTGGAAAAGCAGTGGACGAATTTTCTTTGAGCTTTAAATGACTCCAAATCCCAAAAGAATGATTATAAATATAATGATTACAAAAATAATCATTATGCAATTCTACAACCGGCAGAAAGAGCTTGAACTTATGGAACTGCTCGACCAGGGGAAACCCTCTTTTCTTGTCATAACCGGAAAGAGAAGGGTAGGAAAAACCGAGCTGATCAAGCAGTTCACAGGGAACAGGAAAGCACTTTATCTTTTCGTTGACAGCAACAAGAGCATAGACATTCTGATGGACGAGTTCGACCGGCTTTTAAAAGATAAACTGGACCTGCCGGATTACATAAAAGTCGATGAACCGGAGAATTTCCTCAAATTCATCACCTCTTATGACAGGGACCTGATAATAGCGATCGATGAATTCCAGAGGTTCCGGAAAGTGTACCCATCTTTCATTACTCAGCTGCAGCGATACTGGGACATGAAGCCGGACAATTGCAGAGTCTTTCTTATCGTGTCCGGATCTTCAATTGGCATGATAAGAAAAATATTCATTGAGGAACAGGCTCCACTCTTCAAACGTGCCGATGATATTCTGACTATAAAACCCTTTACGGTTCTTGAGACATTTGAGATGCTCGATGGCATGGGTATAAAAGATCCGGAAGAAAAACTGAATCTATACTTCCTTTTCGGAGGGACAGTATATTACTATCGCCTGTTTGAAAAGTATCAGTGCACAGGATTTGATGATGCCCTTGAAAAGCTGATCTTCAGTGAGTTTGCACCGCTTAAAAATGAAGTGAGGGACATTCTGATAGAGGAATTTGGGAAGGAGCACTCCACATATTACGAGATAATCTCAGCGATATCACAGGGAAGATGCTCGATGAGTGAGATCTCAGATATGACACATGTTTCTTCGAGCTCATTGTCATCTTATTTTTACGATCTCATAGACCTGCTGGGAGTAGTGGAACACCGAATACCTGTCATGGACAATCCTGAAAAAAGCAAGAGAGGACGGTATTTCTTAAAGGATAATTTCTTCAGGTTCTATGGACGCTTCGTATATCCTGTGTACAGCCAGTATATGGCAGGCAATTATTCTCCCATGCTGGAAAAGGTCCGGAAGGAATGGCAGAGTTACACAGGCAAGATATTCGAGGATATTGTTCGTGAACTGCTGGTTGAAAAGCTGATCAGCGATTATCCAGAGCTTGGGAGCTGGTGGAACCGGAAGGGGGATGAGATTGATATTCTTGGAGTAGATCACCAGGGAGGAAAAGCCCTGGCAATTGAGGTCAAAAATAAAGAACTGGGTGAGAGCGAGGCCAGAGAGATCCTGGAGTTAACACTCGATAAAACAAAATTAGTAAGAGGAATATCTGGTCAAAAATTGAATGTAGGGATAGTGGCCAGAAAGGTCAAAGGCAGAGAACACCTGGAAGGTGATGGATTCCTTGTATGGGAACTGAAAGAGCTTATTTCGCAATTATTTTGAGTGAAAATGAACTGATAGTCAGGAGACAGGGATACTGAGTAAGGATACCTGACTGTGAAAAAAAACAGTAATTTAAAAAAATTATACATAGGTTTTCTGGATTCTGATCTGCTGTTACAGTTTCAGGTGATCGTCTCAGAAAAATTGTTTAATACTGTAAACTGAATTTCTTCTCTAAAAGCGAAAATATCTACTTTAGCCGGGCATTAGTTCGTCGCTCTTTTGCAGGTCTGCCTTAATTCAGAAAGCAAAGCATACCCTGATTTCATACTTCACTATTTATCCGTTCCATACAATTTTGACTTCTTTTTTATCTTAAAATAAAAGAAAACGATTTAACCATGAGTATTCAATATCTATCTAAAAAATTTCTAATTGCCAATAAGAATTTACTTTAAAATTGTTAACGTATATTGATATGGCAAACATGCAACTAAGCAATATTAAATGTTTTATTGATACCTAAAATAATGCTAGAGTGATTTGAAAAGGAGAGCCTATGAAACACTTCATTACAAAAGATACGCCTGTTACGGAAGAGGTGCTTAATGTCATTGCCCATTTGCCCACGAAAAGTCTTCCTTCAATAGTTGAAGATGAATTCTTCGTTAAACTGAGCGACTGCAATATTATGCATATAGCAGTTTTACTTGCGCAAAAAAGCTATGATGAGGGAGGCTGTCCTATCGGGGGCGTCATCATCGATAACAATACGCGCCGGATTGTCGGCAAAGGGCATAATACGCTTGTGCAGGACAATGACCCTTACAACCACGGGGAAACTTCGGCCATACGTGATGCGGGACGGCAGGACTTCAGCGATACCACAATTTTTACAACACTTAGCCCCTGCGACATTTGTGCCACATTGATATATATGCGTCAATTCGACCGTGTGGTTGTCGGGGATGTTACGAACGCCTCGGGCAATGAACTGAACGGACTTTGCATAAAAAAGGAGCCGATCTCAAAAACTAATATCATGAAAACTAATATCATGTTAACATTATAAACTCAACATTTCTCCACACGTTATTTTGATGCAAGTAAAGGATTAAATTATTTACTTGCATTCTTGAGAATCAACCCATTGACCCCCAGATTCAGTACTAACAAAATCCGGTTTTTTGGAAGATATTTGTTGGGGCAATCATTACAGAGATTAAATACAAACACGATGTTCAAAAATTGGAATAGTAAGTAAAATACTTACTTTTTTAATATTTATTGAACAATAGGTTTACGCTTTAATAATAAGTGTCTTATGAACCCACAACAAACCATTATAACCAGTGCACCTGATAGTCAGACCACTAATATAATAGCCAGTCTTTGGAAACTTGTGTACCGGATTTTTTAGTGCTGGAGTAATTTTTGTTCCTGAGAGAGAAGTTCCATCTCCAAAGTCCCATCTGATATATGTCTCTGTACCTTTTGATAGGTCCTTAAATTGTACCACTCGTGGATCAGTGCTCGAAGCGGCTACTGCTGTATAATCAATGTAATTACCTCCGCCGGTTAGACGTTGTGTTGCTGGAGGAGTTCCTGCACCAAGGGGAGTTTTGTATATAGTAAATGATGCAGAGGCTGCTGTAGACAATAAAGTTAATGCCATTAATACGGTGAAAACAGATAATGTTATTTTCCAGATAGACTTTCTATTTTTCATTTTTATTCTCCTATTTTTTATTCTAAGTTTGATCCGGGAACACTCTTAGTCAAAAATAATGGGGAGAGTTAACATATAAACATACTTATATTCTTGATATTATATGAAAATGGCAATACAACTTTAAAGCTTTATAAAGCTTTATTTTTGGATCTAAAAGATTACAACAATATAAATTAATTAAAAAACGGTCACAATTGTTACAAGTTTAAAAATAAGGATTATGAGGAGGTTATTATATTTATATATATTATGACAGTTGATTGTTTCCAGCAGGAATAGGCGCATATGTGGAACGTCAGCTTTGACCCCTCTAACCTTAAAAACGTATCTTCTTCAAAATGTATGGGAAAAAGTAAATTTCACTCATGTGTGAACTGTCTAAAAATTTATATGTATCTGAAAAACATACCCAAGAACCATATTAAGCTTACAACTATATGATAAAATTGATACATGTTTTGCCGGTTGGAAAATTCTCCATCGAATTTAAAGAAGATACGAATACCAGGTAATCACATCATCAAAATAGGCAAAAGTATAAGGGAGAGATCGCCGTTATAAGCGATTACTAACTTTTAAGCAGTAAATTAATCTTAACTTTTCTGAAGTTGTGTTTATAGCTCTTAATTGTTTTTAAAATATCTTAAATATATGAATATGAAAAAGCAATTAAGTAGCTTTTTCAGACAAATAAGGGAAAGTCTAACTATGAATAATTTTAAAAAACTAGGTCTCAGTAATGCTGTTTTGAAATCAATAGATGAACATGGCTTTGAAAGCCCTACAGCAATACAGGAAAAATCAATTCCCCTAATACTTGCTGGGGAAGATGTTATAGGTGGAGCCGCAACAGGTTCCGGAAAAACACTCTCGTTTGCTTCCGGCATATTGCAAAATTCCGAAAAAGGAAAAGGAATTCAGGCTTTGATCCTGACCCCAACAAGAGAACTGGCGGAGCAGGTGGCAAATTCTTTCAGGAAATTCTCAAAATACGACCCGTTAAATATCGCATCTATCTATGGCGGTGTAGGGATCAATCCACAAATTAAAGAATTAAAAAATGCCGAGGTTGTTGTGGGGACGCCCGGTAGGCTACTCGATCATATCAGCAGAAATACCATCAAACTCAATAATGTGAAAACCCTTGTCATTGATGAGGCAGACCATATGTTTGATCTGGGATTCAAAGTAGATGTAGAAAAAATTATCAAGGAATGTCCTCAAAACAGGCAGACCCTTTTGTTCTCTGCGACCATTACAAAAGATATTGTCCAGCTTTCCCGCAAGTACATGAAAAACCCTGTTCGAGTATCATTAGAATCTTATATCGACCCGCAAAAATTGAATCAGGTCGTTTATAAAGTACAGGATGACATGAAGTTATCTCTGCTCGTGTACCTTCTACAAAATGAGAAGTCAAACCTCGGGATGGTTTTCTGCAACACAAAAAGAAACACTGACAAAGTCGCGAAAAACCTGAGGAAATCAAGTATCAATGCCGTGGCGATTCATGGCGGATTGACACAGAACGAACGAACTCGCATAATGGAAAAGTTCCATTCCGGGAACATAGGTGTCCTTGTATGCACAGATGTAGCCGGAAGAGGACTTGATATAAAGGGTGTTTCCCATGTTTACAATTATGATATTCCCAGGGAGAGTAAACAGTATATTCACAGGATTGGAAGAACCGCACGAGCAGGAACAGAAGGAAAAGCGATAAATATCCTTTCTAAAAATGACCATGCTAATTTCATGAGTGTGCTGAAAGACAATGATGTGAATATTAAGGAACAGGTACTACCTGCTCTGAAGAAAATTGCAATTGTAAGACCAGAAATAAGATTGCCAAAGCCGGTAAATCGGATGAACAACCCCTCCAGAAAAGGTCAGAAATCCAGGCACAAAAACTATTAAACACCTTTCGTCTGTGCATTGAATTATAACTAACCATTGATCGGTTGGCATCGGCAGGAGCAATGGACTGCTCCTGCAAAACCCAGGCACGAGAATAAGAACGACGACCAGTTAGTGCCACTACGATGTCAAAATCTCCAATTTAAAAACCTTAAATGCCTTTTTTACCATCTTTTTATCCTGAAATTGAATTGTCTGACAGCCTGTAAAGGTAAGGGGTATTGGTAAGTAGCCCGGAGGAATTTCACCCCCAGGCCCTTTCAGAACCGGACTTGAGACTCTCACCTCATCCGGCCCCCATTATCCAGCCTTAAGAACCTGTTTTGTCCATTGTTTCCTCCCTTGTTGCTAAGGTTGACCGCAGTTCAAAACCGGATAATACAATCCCTTCGCTCCATGACCATTACAGGCACTTCATCACTACTACGAATTGTTCCGCCCCTGCACATCGATACTTTAGTCCTTGCGGGTCCACCGCTTGGAGTTTTCTCTTAACATCAATGTGCAGGTTCCCAAGTTCCACAGAGAAGCCTGTGCCAGGTTCCTGCCAGCTATATACCGGTCACCGTCTGGTCAATAAACAGGGTATATTCCAGACTCATCCCAGGTTAGTCACGACACCTGGTTTTGATGGCATCATCGCATTTTCGATACGTCAACACTGGTTCAGTTTCATTCAGCTCCCTAGCACGCACCTGACGAAGTCACAGCCTCGCCTTTTCCCATAACGTTCACTACCGTGGCTTTTGACCAAAGCAGCTTATGAGTGGTTTGGAATCACATCCTGTAATGCGAATCCGAGGGGCCAATCCTCATCTCTTCTGTAGCATAGCACATTTCGTGCATCAATAACTCTACATAAATGAGCTTTCTTGGCACACCGTGACCCTCTGCGCTCCCGATGTAACATAAACCGTAGCCTTTGGGCAGTTTATAAGTTCTATCCCTGCACAATCAGTGCTTCCTGTTCCAAACTTCAACGCCAGTGCTACGAGTGGTCGTGTCCCTCTTCTGAAAAGCAACTCTGACGACGATAGTAACTCAGGTGGAGAAGCAGCCACAGCAGCAGAGGACGCAGCAGCAGTGGCAATGGTGGCATTTCTCCTGAATAATACAAGGTTAAATATGAAAAACAACAGATAAAAGGTAAATCCTTTCACCTTCTTTTGTACACTTTTGTGTTCAATAAATCGGTCATGAGGGTCAGTTACTGAAAACCACAAACTGAAAAGTGTTTTTCAAATTCGGGCAAAGAAGGCAGATGTGCCTGTTTTGTCAGATTAAATCAGTAACTTATGAACACAACCCATGGTATTTATCATGATTTATGTTTATAAATACAGTTATATACTATATTGTTTTACTATTGTGTGCATATAATAATATAATACTACATATTTCAGGCCGGGATATTATAGTTTTTTAATGGGGGTCTAAAAGTCCGAAATCCTGAGATTGCCATCGATTGATATGTCTATCCTCGTAACTAAGTCCTGAAAATAAAAAACACCAGAGAAACAAAATTCTCGATGTACTTCAGAAGTGAAAATTAAATGTTACTCAAAGAAAACAAAATAGTAGAAAAAATTTGTGAGATTCCAGTTACACTTGAAGATGTCTCCGAAAGCATTTTTGAAGGTGTAAGTACAAAAAACATTCTGATGCATAGGCTTATCCTTCCTGAGGAAAGCGGTTCAGATTCATATTATCTTTGCGAAGGCCTTTGTAAACCTGTATTTTCAGAACCTGAAATTGTCTATCCGTATATATCGGGAGCATTTTCTGAAAAATTTGCGTGCTCTTCACCTTACCGCTTTATGCTGCCTTATGAGCTTTCCGAGGGGGATAAAAAGAAAGAATACAATGTAGTTCCCCCTGAAGAGCTGGAGACAAGGTTCCCCATGGCTTACAGGAGAATTCTGGAATTCAAAAATCAGTTTCGTCACGATATCTCCCCTCTTAACTCTGCAGACTATAGTATAAAAGGAAATAAACTTCTGGAGTATTTTAACACTCCTAAGATTATTGCAACTGAAGGCTATCATCTGCAGGCTGCATACGATGCTGTTGGGAATTCTGTGTTTGGGGACGGCTGCGGGATTGTTCTCAAAGACCCGAGTAAGTATCCTTATGTTACTGCAGTTTTGAACAGTCCGATTGCCAGGCTCTTTCCTGCGGTGTGTAAGTCTGAAATGATCTTCTCAGATTATACAGCTCCTACAGTCATAAGACGTTTCCCAATCGTATTTCCGGATAACAGGCTAACTGAGACTCTTATAAATACTGTATCCAGTTACCTTGTTTTCCTGAACAGGCAGAAATATGAAACACATTACGGGGTCCCGGACTGGCTTCGGGAACTTGCAGGTTTTTACGAGCAGATTTCAAGCCTTCTGGTCCTGGATACTTACTTCTTAAACGATATTGGTCCACAACTTCTGGATGCCCTTGAAGAAAATATCCATCCCTATGCCGGAGATATGAACTCTGAAGACAGTGGCAGCCTTCTGAATGCACTGTATTATGTAAAACAACAGATTCTTGAAACCTCAGGTTCTGGAAAATTCAAATTTAATATGGACTTGCCTGGAATGCTCAGTTTTCCCTCAGAGGAGAAATGAAAAGTGTTAACTAACGGATTAGTCGGAGTTAGGTTTGATTCCGAACTTCATTTATGTTATCAGTCGCATGATTGTGGTCCTGAAGGATTGGGGGCAGAAGTTGTATCATTTGTAAGGGGACTTCAGAGTGACTCTTTACGAATGAAGATCTTTAAGGAAAATATTAGAAAAGTTGAGTGGGTTGATGAGACAGATAACCCGACTACAGAGCAAGCTGAAAAATTAATCAGAGACCCGGAAATTTTAGAGTCTTTGAAGTATAACGAAGATTGGCATACTCAATTTTCATTTGATCCGATGGCATGTTTTGAGTACGTAATTCTTTTTGGACTGCCAATCATTCCAGAAAATCGAGAGTATTCATTAGGAGAACCTACCGGCTTTATCGCATATGCGTATTTGATAGATTTAAATCGTGATGTCCTTGAATTATATTGTAGTAGGCACAAGATAGGGGAGTTTTCTTTTCAAGCGCTTGTGGACCTGGTAAAAGCTG
The Methanosarcina sp. WWM596 DNA segment above includes these coding regions:
- a CDS encoding ATP-binding protein — translated: MQFYNRQKELELMELLDQGKPSFLVITGKRRVGKTELIKQFTGNRKALYLFVDSNKSIDILMDEFDRLLKDKLDLPDYIKVDEPENFLKFITSYDRDLIIAIDEFQRFRKVYPSFITQLQRYWDMKPDNCRVFLIVSGSSIGMIRKIFIEEQAPLFKRADDILTIKPFTVLETFEMLDGMGIKDPEEKLNLYFLFGGTVYYYRLFEKYQCTGFDDALEKLIFSEFAPLKNEVRDILIEEFGKEHSTYYEIISAISQGRCSMSEISDMTHVSSSSLSSYFYDLIDLLGVVEHRIPVMDNPEKSKRGRYFLKDNFFRFYGRFVYPVYSQYMAGNYSPMLEKVRKEWQSYTGKIFEDIVRELLVEKLISDYPELGSWWNRKGDEIDILGVDHQGGKALAIEVKNKELGESEAREILELTLDKTKLVRGISGQKLNVGIVARKVKGREHLEGDGFLVWELKELISQLF
- a CDS encoding nucleoside deaminase; protein product: MPTKSLPSIVEDEFFVKLSDCNIMHIAVLLAQKSYDEGGCPIGGVIIDNNTRRIVGKGHNTLVQDNDPYNHGETSAIRDAGRQDFSDTTIFTTLSPCDICATLIYMRQFDRVVVGDVTNASGNELNGLCIKKEPISKTNIMKTNIMLTL
- a CDS encoding PKD domain-containing protein, with the protein product MKNRKSIWKITLSVFTVLMALTLLSTAASASFTIYKTPLGAGTPPATQRLTGGGNYIDYTAVAASSTDPRVVQFKDLSKGTETYIRWDFGDGTSLSGTKITPALKNPVHKFPKTGYYISGLTIRCTGYNGLLWVHKTLIIKA
- a CDS encoding DEAD/DEAH box helicase, translated to MKSIDEHGFESPTAIQEKSIPLILAGEDVIGGAATGSGKTLSFASGILQNSEKGKGIQALILTPTRELAEQVANSFRKFSKYDPLNIASIYGGVGINPQIKELKNAEVVVGTPGRLLDHISRNTIKLNNVKTLVIDEADHMFDLGFKVDVEKIIKECPQNRQTLLFSATITKDIVQLSRKYMKNPVRVSLESYIDPQKLNQVVYKVQDDMKLSLLVYLLQNEKSNLGMVFCNTKRNTDKVAKNLRKSSINAVAIHGGLTQNERTRIMEKFHSGNIGVLVCTDVAGRGLDIKGVSHVYNYDIPRESKQYIHRIGRTARAGTEGKAINILSKNDHANFMSVLKDNDVNIKEQVLPALKKIAIVRPEIRLPKPVNRMNNPSRKGQKSRHKNY